The genomic region GGGGTTGGGTTGGTTGCGGGCCCAAGTTCTCAGGTCCTGTtgagtgtccgactcttcgtgaccccatggaccagagcacgccaggcacgcctatccttcactgcctctcacagtttggccaaactcatgttagtagcttcaagaacactgtccagccatctcatcctctgtcgtccccttctccttgtgccctccatctttcccaacatcagggtcttttctagggagtcttctcttctcatgaggtggccaaagtactggagcctcaacttcaggatctgtccttctaatgagcactgggctgatttctttaagaatggataggtttgatcttgcaatccatgggactctcaagagtctcctccagcaccataattcaaaagcatcaattctttgccaatcagccttctttatggtccagctctcacttccgtacattactactgggaaaaccatagctttaactatatggacctttgtcggcaaggtccgTATAGCTGTGAGATCTATTGATAGGCAATAACCTGAATGGGCATGAATGGAGAAGCATAAGGCTGTTCTGCCGTATTGAATAGACTTGAAGATTTAAAATCACTATGAAAAGTTCAGGACACATTTGTGTCCCTTTCAGTGACAAATCATAGTCCAGGGTTTTATGATtagcatacagtcgtacctcgggttgcgtacgcttcaggttgcatacttttcgggttacgaactccgctaacctggaagcgcagcCCGAAGCGTGCGTaattcgcgcatgtgcagaagtgttttgcggtctgcgcatgcgcagaagcggttttttccagtttttttttgcatgcacaaaCCGAATTTTTCGgcttgcgtacttttcaggttacgtacagcgacctggaaccaattaagtacataaccccaGTTACCACTGTATGTTTGTCTGCCTTCTCCACGGGAATAAAGGAAAACAGAACTGCAAAATATTTTGATAGTTCGTATATTTTGCTTCTAGCGTTGTTCTTGTTGCATCCCATTCTACAAGTGGGGCAAGTAGAGCAAAATGGAGGAATcctagagtgggaagggacctgaagagtcatctagtccaggcatggccaaacttggcccttcagctgttttgggactacaactcccatcacccctaactaacaggaccagtgggcagggatgatgggaattgtagtcccaaaacagctggagggccaagtttggccatgcctgatctagtccaatgctCTGCAGTTGTAGGAGTCACAGTTAAAGACAGATAGAAtgtcccccccttctctttcttccacACTCCAGTAAAGATTGTGTTCAGGCAGCCTTGCTGGCTCAGGACCCTTAAGTCTAAATCAAAGGAGCATAATTGCAGTCGATTGAACTGGATGACCTTTGAGATGATCCATGTGGGTGTGGTCTTCTCAGCACTGAAGGACTTTGAATGGAACATACCTTTAGATTCACCTCTGCTATATGCTTACTTGAAAGCAGTGCATCATGGGCAGGTTGCATTGTTGCCTGTATGCACTTAGCATTGACCCTCAGGCGTCTAAGCTATGAGGCAAAAAAAATTCTGTAGTAAAGCAATCCAGGTGAAGTTAATATGGGGTTGGAGCATATGAATCCAATCTTCCCTCTCCCTTTTAGGTCCTAGGCTGAAGATATTCAGTAGGCAAGCTACTTACCTCTCTTCAGCTTCAACAGTTGAGGTGGCATCCTGCTTATTCCTGCCCATTTGACTGAAAAGATGAAGGAACCACACAGGTGTAGCTTACAATCctgcctgcatttgcaggggaggTGGTGCCTTTTCACAAAGTTCAAGTGGAAACAGGCTTTTGCCTCATAGCTCACTTACTCTGTTTGGAGTGGTTTCCTTTAGTCCTGTTCCTTTTCCTGTTACGGTTGCCTGTGCTTATACACAGAGAATGACCACTGTGGAAATATGGGAAAATATTGCTATGTGATGTTATCTTATGTAATGGCTAGTTCATGTGAATTATGATCTTACAGCAACTTCTaaagcagtttgtgtgtgtgtttatttacagCGCAAGATGGCTCAGGAGACCAACCAGACCCCAGGGCCCATGCTGTGTAGCACAGGATGTGGATTTTATGGGAATCCTAGAACTAATGGAATGTGTTCTGTCTGCTATAAAGAACATCTTCAAAGACAGCAAAATAGTGGCCGAATCAGTCCAATGGGTATGTGCTGGAGGAACATAATATAACTGAAATGCTAGCTGTGAATACTGTCACATTTCAGATATAAACATTTAAGTGAACATTTGTACTATTCTAGTAACTTTGAGGCATTTTTGTGTATAAGCCAAATTAACTCCAGTTAAAAAGACTTCCAAGTATTTAACAGCTGTAGTATCTGCATATTACAAAGTTCACATTTctaatatatatgtttatatttcccccccttcataCAGGAACATCAAGTGGTTCCAACAGTCCTACCTCAGACTCTGCATCTGTACAGAGAGCAGATACTAGTTTAAACAACTGTGAAGGTGCTGCTGGCAGCACATCTGACAAATCAAGGTAAGAGCAGTGTAGAGTGTGATAGTGAAATGAAATAATTCTGGGAGAGCATGTAAGGGAAGCTCTAAGCCTATTACTATTATAACAGTTTCTGCTAAAGCTAGTTCGTAGGGGAAATAACTGCAGAGTTTATTATTCCTGCAGTCAAAAAGGCTCTGAGCTTTACAGTGAGAGAATTGATGTAAATGCCTTAGTTTACTGTAAGGTTAGATTACAAGGACACTTAGATATTATAGTCTATACATCAAACTTTATCACCAGTGAGTTCAGTCATAGTTGTCAAAGAAGAGCTCAGGGTTTTTAAGTTTTAGCTTTATAAGATGTTAGTCTTCCTAATAGCACTAACAGATTGCTCTCATTTCACTGAATGCAAGCAGAAATGTGCCTGTTGCCGCCTTGCCTGTAACACAGCAAATGACAGAAATGAGCATTTCAAGAGAGGAGAAAGTAACTCCGAAAACAGAAACAACAGAGCCAGGTATGCCTTTTTTAAAGTCGCTTAAGTGCAGCTAGTTCAGTGGGACCTGGCAGGTGTAGACGTTTGGTAACCAATGAGAAAAACTATACCATATTCTCTTTAGTATTTGGTTCTTTAGCATTAAAAGGCAAAATCGCAAAGTAAAAGGTTTATCATCCTTAGATCAATTTGTTCCCTGCTTGTAAGAGTTCATCCAACAGTTATTATAAGTAGATTAACGTTGCTAGTCCCTTCAGCAAAAATGAATTGAGTAGTGAGAATGtgctattctttttttatttaaagaaaaccataCAAAATAGTTGGCGTTTTTTCATAAGCATTTTGAATGAATTCTTTAACGTGCTGCAGTTCGCAGGTCTTTACAACTTTCAATAGTTACTTTAGATCACTGGAGAAATCCAACAAACTTgcaaacaagttttttttaaaaaaaaaatcttgttttttaTATCCCTATTTTATATCTATTTTGTATACCAACTTCATTGAAATGATTATTTCTGAATATAATATACCTCCATGCATTCAGGCCTTTTTTAAAGACTTGACGTTTTCAAGTAACCTCTGAGAATTGTAAAGTGTTTATGAAATATTTCCTAGATGTGAATAAGTTTACAAGGTTGAAATCCATAGAGCATTTTGCATGAGTGTTTTTGTATTAATTTGCATTCATTATTCCCACTATTGAATGTTCTGATGCTGAAGTCATAATCAATGGGTATATATTTACATTAATTAATTGTTTGGATGAACTCTTCTTACAATaggcttttaaaagttgtttttagtAATGTATTTTTGCTATATGATTTTGTTTGAACGCTTTTATATTAGGATGGTTCAATTCTTTTGCCAGTATTTCTTGCTGGTGTATAGTATCATATAACGTAATTCTAAATAAGGTAAATTTGGACATGGGATTCATTTAGAAGTGAAAAGGCCAGCCCAGCAGGTACAGCCTTAATGATGAACAGCTTTATACATCAGGGgaacatttttatgtatattccTGATAGATGTGAAGGTAGACGGCAAGCTGAAAGATATTTAAATAGCACAAATATTTCTATATTTTTTAGAATCAAGTAGCATACATATTAATGTTCTGAAACTAGGTGGGAATATATCAAAACATAGAATATGCTGTGGCCTATGTATGGTGTGTGTTGTTCTACCCATCTTCCACTGATGTGTGTCTTTTAGTAAGCTTAATAAATCTGTAGTGTAAGTAAACAGATAATGCATTAAATGAAAGGGCATGCTGAAGAATAGATCCATCATTATCAATGCCATTTTTaactgcttaaaaaaataaaaaaattccttccagtagcaccttagagaccaactaagtttgttcttggtatgagcttccgtgtgcatgcagacttcttcagatagatttagtaaaaaagaagaaataatagTAGTATGATAGTGTTAGCTCTTCATTTATGATGATGGTGCAGCAACTCTGAATACTGTGTGCACAGAAAGATGGAAACATACCACACTAAGGTGTTGAGCACCCAGAAATACCTTCCTAGTTCTCTGCAGCAGCTATGGGCTGATGCAGCTTCTGTTTGAAGGTGATGGTGATTATAAGAGAACAGGAAAGAGGAACACCCAAGGTATATGCTTTCAGCCAATATTTTTTTGTGGTGGCAAGAGTAGTTGGTTGCTGAAAGTTTGAGTGAGACCATAAAATATCCGTTCCCAAACCTGCATCTTTACTCTTGGTAATCTccagcacacaagtcttctactATCCATTACTTGGGTACCAGCCCAAGGTTGTGGGCTCTACTTGGTGCTCCTATCTAGACTGAATTGCTTGAATCCTAAACTAGCTTAAGAAATTATCTTAATGGAATGAAGCTTTactatccctccccccccaacaccaccCCTGAAAAAGTCTCTGAAGGGGAGGCGTCCTGAATAATATAGAAGAGGGTACAGAGGACTTCTGGAAAAGATGAGGACTGGCAGCTTAGAAGCCACTGCCCCATAAAAGGTGGGGAACCCTCCAGGGAAGCTTTTCATGGAGCATAGGTTGCTATAGGCAGAAGGTGGGGAGAAAGAACTTTGTGTTTTCAGGTTAACATCATAAAATAAGAGAACCATTCTAATGATTTCTTTGCTACAAAAGGGAGACAGGGAGGATGAAGGAGTAGGTGCTTCCAAAAATTAATTCAGCATCTCTTTCTATAAATAAACTACCAACACTGAGGTGTGTAAAGAAGAGAATTTAAAATGTGGCGATGAAAGCAGTTTAGAATTACAGTATACCACGCCTAATCAACTTGGCCGGTTTTGTTCTTTTCAGTTGTTACTCAACCCAGTCCTACAGTTAGTCAGCCTAGTACATCTCAGAATGAAGAGAAAACACCTGAAATGCCTAAACCAAAGAAGAACAGATGTTTTATGTGCAGAAAGAAGGTTGGCCTTACAGGTATGCTATTAGACACTGCATTTTCCACACTTACCCAGtcttaaatatacagtggtacctcgacttacgaagttaatgcgttccgaaggcgccctcgtaagtcgaaatcttcgtaagtcgaaggcgctaTCTCCAAACGGCAAAAAAATCGtatgtcgaaaaaaccgcattcaaaacttcgtacgtcgaggtatcgtgccactGCTTTCCCTTCGCATGTCAAAAAATTAGGAAGCAGCGGTCATTTTTTTGCTTCCAgaactcattcggaagtcgaaaaaaatGTAAgttgagtcgctcgtaagtcgaggtaccactgtagttactgcTGAGGACTTGCATACTTTGAAACTTTGTGAGCACTTTGAaagggcgtataagacgacccccaacttttccagttaaaatatagagtttgagatatactcgaccgcagattctccacccggcatataagacgacccccaacttttgagaagattttcctggattaaaaagtagtcttatacgccagaatatacagtatgtacgGGAGTTCAGTTTATTATTCCACATGACGAAACCTAGGTCTTCACCAAACAGGACTTTAtgctgtttttgtgcttttacaGGGTTTGATTGCCGATGTGGAAATCTGTTTTGTGGACTTCACCGTTACTCTGACAAGCACAACTGCCCATATGATTACAAAGCAGAAGCTGCAGCAAAAATCAGAAAAGAGAATCCAGTTGTTGTGGCCGAAAAAATCCAGAGAATATAAACTAACCTACTCGGTGAAAGACtgactttctttgtttttattttaaaatatcctaGGAAAACATTAAAGAGCAGATGCATGGCCATTTTCCTTTGATGTTCTCCAGAGTTTTACTTTAGTCTATCTTATTGATTGATATTTTAGGATGTTGTGGGTGTTACAGGCAGAATTGGATAGATACAGCCCTTTAAAATGTGTACATGCCCTCCCCAAAATGAATTGAAAGAGTAAGACCTGCACTAGAAAACAAGACATGCACAAAAGATAAGAGTTGTCTAGTTCACATGTGCCAAACAGATGCATAAAATCTGCATGTTTGCAGCAGATTTGCCTTTTGGGAATGTAATTGAGGTATATCATCCTTGGATAGTGCTACGTGCCTGCTTGATTAAATTatacaccaggaaaaaaaatgagtCTACTTTTACCATAGTTAAACTTTGTCCTCTTTAATTTCCACAATTCATTGTTTTGAAACTGAGCTGCAGAGGAGCCACTTTCTAAAGAGATCGGGCGTTCAGGTGCCATAAGCTGCAGTTTAAGGTTACCTACTGAATGAAACCAAGAAATTTGAGTCTGAACAGTGCAATCCTTGGAACTGATGAAAATTGCTCAACTATTAAAACTGGTTCCCAAAGGAAACTTCATTTTCAGAACTTTATGGACTAGCCTACAACAGAAGATTTGTCTGCTTCTTACTCTTATGTAGCTGATAAGTTTGTGTAGCACAAAACCACAAGACTGTTTTACAGTTTACAAACAAAatgctacatttaaaaaaataaacataaccaCAGCAGCTCTGTCAAGTAACATGCATCTAATGAACCTAGTTTGCAAATGTATTCAAGCATTTAATTTGTCATATACATCTTAAGTTGAATGTGTTCTGGGTTCAAAAGAACATTAGCTCTTAATTTTTAGAGTTTTCAAATGTAGTGAGATTGCACCATTTTGCATGGGAAAAAATCATACCCAATATGGCTGCTGTAGACTTTTTAAGTGGTGCCTGGAACCACTCTGAGGgctgctttattattttaatagtaCTTGGGTGTAGGACTATAGTGTTCTTGGGTGTATTGCATGGGCTGCATTATCTACAGCATTGTACAATAACAACTCTAGAAAAGGCAGTATACTTCACTGATGCTTGTCTGGTAATATCACTTCTGTGTTATAATGGAAGGTTTTTTGTGATGTATGAaacttgtgtttttttatataaacaagTACAGTTTAGAGTAGTGTAGTGGTAATGCCTGTCCCCATCTGTAAATAGTTGTGTATACACAGGGCACTACTTCCGACTTCTATTGCAGTGTTCAGTCTTAGTTTTTCTTCATTAAAAGCATCAGGTTTTGCTTTAAACTTTGTCCTCAGTTGAGTTATTAGATATACAAATGTGTACAGATAGTTCATATTTATGTATTGCACATAATCATGCTACCCGGCATCTATGCTATATTGTattatgtaaataataaaatcatgtaCAGAGGGATATAGCTCCTTTTTGTGATGCTTCATTGGGTTATTAAAATACTGGTTGAATAATCTGAAAACTCCTACTTGTGAAAATATGGTTGCAACTAATCCTTCAATACTTACTAGTTAATAATTCTGGAGACCAGCTCTTCTGCATGTTTCTCCCAttgatggattttatttttatgtacacttcaGCCAATGAAGATGTGTTCAGATGAGCAAAGCATGTAAGATGGAATACAAATATGACTCCTGGACCTTTAAGAGCAACGTCATAGTTGAAAAAGGAAGCCTTTAAGAGTCTTAGTTGCTTTGATCTACAAATTTCTCCACTCGGAATCTCTTTTTGCTGCCACCTTAGCTGTAGTTTTCTGACCTGATGGACTTCAACCCTGGGTGATTGCCTGAACACAAACTTCATTTATTGTGCTGGTTTATGGGTTCCTCGTGATTTTTATAAAGGACCAGCAAAACAGCTTCTGTACAGCAATGGAAGGAAAGTGTCaagatctttaaaaaacaaaaacaaaaagggagtGTGATAACTGCTACCCTCTCCATTTATCTCTGTGTTGCTGCTTTTGCACACTCACAGGCAAGGATTACCCTTTAATGCAAATTACAAGAAATTTTAAATCTGTTGCTTCAGCTTGAGATTGTGGAACTTGCTGGGCCAAACACTATCCATagctttaagaaaaaaagaacgGCAGTAATGAAGGATAACTGCAGCATAGCTAATGGCAATTGCTTTAATTGTTTATAACTCGTGGGACTGTCAAGAACCTGCCAACCTCTTCCATCAGCCAAAAAGTCCTCGGATAAAAGATTCTTTCCTAGTAGAAGGAAGCAAATAGATGATCTGTCTTTGTGTTTTGACAAAAATGCAAAGCTGTCAGGGCAGTTAAATGAGCACTACAGCCCATGTTACACTGCAAGCTATCGTGCCATTTCCTTTATGAGACTTAGCCATAGACCTTAAGGTATTGCTGAACTTCCAACTGCATTATCCTTGCCCAGTCAttgtgctggctgggattgatggaagTTTGAGACAAACgccatttggagagccacaggtctgAATATTAAGAGTAATTCGAACTGTTTTTAGAGTTGTCACATGCTGCAGTTTACTATGTGACTTTCTGTAGAAAGGTTTCAAGGAAGGCTTCTCACTGCTTTGGCAAAGATGGATCAGCAAGTTAAAATAATGAATTTTGGTCCAAAATGTAAGTATGAACAAAACAAGTATTTTATGTGTATAGTAGGAAGCAGTCAatgcttgtattttttttttctctaaTGGGAAGCCAGTGATTGAATTTTTTGGGAAATCTATAAAATTTGGTGTGCTTGGTGTGCGTAATGTAAAATACTGCTCTAGCCTAGAAACCCACCCACTGTTCTGCTTTTGGTGCCTTAAAAGAAATCAAAGGTGTTAATGTCTAGACAGTGTTGCCTTATGTCCTTTGAGTATAGCATGCCTTCGGAACCACTTGTAGCAGTCTACTTTTTTAGGGTTCTCCACTGCAAAAGTTGTGCCTTTTGACCATGTTGAATcacttgttttttctttcttccagtagcagcttagagaccaagttagttagttcttggtatgagctttcgtgtgcatgcacacttcttcagatacactgaaacggaagtcaccagatccttaaatatagtgaaaacagtacaacgcatcatcagagatctacaacctctcctagacaatgacagctctctttctcaagctctgggaggaagacctttcattgcctacagacagccacccaatcttaaacaactcctcacccacaataatacaacaacaggactcaacatggacactggtaccagagcctgcaataaacccagatgccaactttgctgccacataaacccggacaacaccattactggccccaacaacatcaaacataccatctcaggactatttaattactcatcttccaacattgtgtatgcaatcaaatgccaacagtgcccttcagctctctatattggacaaacaggccaaaccctacgccaaaggataaatggacataaatctgatatcgggaatcacaagacagagaaaccagtaggagaacacttcaatctcccaggacattctataaaagatctcaaagtagctgtcttaatacaaaggaatttcagaaatagactggaaagagaagtggctgaattgcaactaatcaccaaacttaaaaccatggagaaacctggtctgaacaaagacattggattcttatctcattatacatgacaaagctatctttagccatctcaccctttgcctttccctgtaagaccctgtaataattgcagtcttaacagtcgtctacatgttttccacacctatcagctgatcacccattcccaccacccttctgagtaatcttccccactccctcactatatttaagggtctggtgacttccgtttcagtgtatctgaagaagtgtgcatgcacacgaaagctcataccaagaactaacttagttggtctcgaaagtgctactggaaggaattttttattttgttttgttttgactatggcagaccaacacggctacctacctgtaattgttttttctttattactGTTATGAAATCCAATTACCCTGTGTGATGGTATACCACTTCCATGGAATTAAATATGAAAACTATATGATGTGTACAGATTTCCCCTCTTTCAAACTTTTTAAAGAGCTTGGAGCTGTAAAGAGCACACTCCCTGGTTCACTTTCCCAAATTATGTCCACCCTGGTCTAGTACtgtttcctttttatatattttttgttggaAGGTCAGGATCTGGAAAAGGTATGTGCATAGAGCTCTGTTCTGTAGTGGCTAGTAATGCGTTCATAATTAAGTAGGATGCAAAAAGTTGGTGCTATTCCCTGGAATAACAGGTTTACTTATATGAGCAGTTTAGTTTGCTTTCTCGTGGAATTTGCAGAAGAACATTTCTGttcctcgtgtgtgtgtgtttgtgtggaaaaAACCCATAGCAGCTCCAAACTTCACAAGGGGTGGGCTATTAATGACACTATAATCAAAGCTTAGCTGTGTATCTGCCTTGCCTGTGACATGGTAGTTTGAGAACTTGCACTTTCTTTAACAGAGACCTAAAATTATCTGCAAACAGATGTGCAATAAAACAGTTTTTACAGCTTTTTACCTCTATTATTAGGCTCAaatgccgcacatgtgcagaGCTGATGCTTAGCTCTGTAGTTCTTCCTCCCAATATGAAATCATTTGCTTTGTTTCCTGAGGTAGTTCACCCTGTTAATATCTCTGTAcagtataaaatacaaaatatctgTCACTAGGGTTCCCTTGGGTGGGTAGAGAGCAAGTGCTGGTGCACTACAAAGTATCCACTGGGAAGAAAAGATACGCTCCCCATCCCATGTCTACTAGTTTGTAGTAGACTAAAAACGAAAGGTGTTCTCCCTGTGTCCACGGGAGTCTTAGGCAACCTTGGACGTAGTTGACATCCTGCCTTACATTGAAACAAGGCTGACCCAGGGTCTGCTGGTGGTTGCTGCATGTTTGGTTCCCATAAGCTGCAGGAAAGGCTCTTGTGGTGTGCAGGCGGCACAGATGTGCACGGGGTTTTTCTTCTCAAATGCTTTCCCAAGTTGGCACACAACGTATATTTCAGCTGGGACATGGTGGTTGTCTAAAAATAAGGCAACTTGCCTGGAATCAGCATCTTACCTTCTCTCTGTATCTTCCACAACAGTGAGAGTGCGATTTATGCTTTTTATTGTTACACTACAGAGCATTCTGCATTTCAGTTTTCATTTGGAAGAAAAGATTGAAGTTCCTTTTAACTTACTGTATAATTTAATGGACATGAAGGTGTCCAGATTACCTTTCAAAAAGTAACAATCTGAATTCCAAATCCCACTTTGGTCCTACAGTActctgagcaaggacaaaatgtGGTGCCCCCCAAAAGTAATATTTctcattttcacaataattcattttggtaggtgtggcgttcacccacacttcggattggcatagaaggtgttaaaaggaaataaccagtaagaaccttgagggggcggagttatgtgggctatataaacccctcccggggaaggaaggtaGTTCTTtaggttcttagttctttggtcgttgggtctttggttctttagtctttaggcttgttgttggtctttagctaggggcttgttgtgggtattgagtgcctggtagaagggtggcaagggaaggagtaggaacaggggtgggagaaatcgttgggcactgttgttaacaagaacacaaccaagaaagtactctttattcagaaaccacatgcgtatgtactaaacttcaaataaaacagttttgttccaatattctccttgactgaactgagtgaagtaaataccagacaaactggttggtggcagcggttaagtaataaagtggtgagtgcaggtatcaacggaccgttaaacgtctgggggacctgtgcaggttgagcgaaccgccacagtaGGTTTTTTAAGGTACCTGTATAAATATAAAATTTGGCACTTCTTTGGCTCtgtgccctgtgcaggggaactgcaGGCACCACTCTAAATCTGTCACTGTTCACTTGCCTGGAAGGAAACTACTGAACACAAGATGACTTGCTGTGGAATAGATATGGtgaggattgcactgtcagtgAGCTTTTGTAGTGCTGGTTAAGTAAAATTTAAACTGGGTAAACCTGCAATCCCGTATGTATTTACCTAGaaataagacccactgaactaagggatttatttctgagtaggcatgtctaaaccacaaagcctagggcttgctgatcagaaagttggcagttcaaatccctgcggtggggtgagctcctgttgttctgtccctgctcctgcccacctagcagttcaaaagcacatcaaaagtgcaagtagataaataggtaccgctccactgggaaggtaaacggtgtttacatgcgctgctctggttcgccagaagtggcttagtcatgctgaccacatgacccggaagctgtatgccggctcccttggccaataaagcgagatgagcgctgcaaccccagagtcggacacaactggacctaatggtcaggggtccctttacctttacctttttacctttacctctaggCATGTAAGTAAGTGATTTGTTTTTACTCAGCACTCTGACTTTTAATCAATTGGTTCCACTGTATTCTGGTAATTATTCTATTTTGGCAAATgtgtctattattattaattaaaatattattactaCTGTATTATTAATATCTGTGTGAAAACAAACCACTAGGCTGCAGCAAAAACATTAAAGATcataacaagagagagagaaagcatctGTCTTGAATAGgagagtgttatgtattgaagttctcaccttggccaccaggggtgtgtgtatatagtttattctgctgcggttttcactcaggtcagcttatgcaaatgaaggattataaactgacactcagggattggatagctgcagaatattgttactgttgcgttgtagctgagttctatataagcaggtggctgaggccttcagctcagttctgttccagcctgcaaataaacaagagctgtttggaaatcgctgtgtcgtctgctgtgtccacccacaacttaacactggcgacgaggatgggattatggacatcagaacacagatagcacacagccagtctcagagcaagggcaaatcactgagctgaatcactgagctgaatcactgagctgaaacgctgagcgaatcactgaacagaaccaactcagagctgcccgttctggctagagcactgtgttccatccatcgcccaccacgtcggcatcggaatcatggctacactagtgcctctaccgccgtttgccccggcctctgaatcatgggactcatatctcgctcggttcgaatgctaccttcaagcaaacgagctaacagaagtatcagaggagcggaagcgaggcctcttcctcagcctctgcgggcccgaagtgtttgagacggccagagttttagtcgctccactcgcagttcacagagcaccgtgg from Lacerta agilis isolate rLacAgi1 chromosome 11, rLacAgi1.pri, whole genome shotgun sequence harbors:
- the ZFAND5 gene encoding AN1-type zinc finger protein 5 isoform X2, which gives rise to MAQETNQTPGPMLCSTGCGFYGNPRTNGMCSVCYKEHLQRQQNSGRISPMGTSSGSNSPTSDSASVQRADTSLNNCEGAAGSTSDKSRNVPVAALPVTQQMTEMSISREEKVTPKTETTEPVVTQPSPTVSQPSTSQNEEKTPEMPKPKKNRCFMCRKKVGLTGFDCRCGNLFCGLHRYSDKHNCPYDYKAEAAAKIRKENPVVVAEKIQRI
- the ZFAND5 gene encoding AN1-type zinc finger protein 5 isoform X1 encodes the protein MAQETNQTPGPMLCSTGCGFYGNPRTNGMCSVCYKEHLQRQQNSGRISPMGTSSGSNSPTSDSASVQRADTSLNNCEGAAGSTSDKSSRNVPVAALPVTQQMTEMSISREEKVTPKTETTEPVVTQPSPTVSQPSTSQNEEKTPEMPKPKKNRCFMCRKKVGLTGFDCRCGNLFCGLHRYSDKHNCPYDYKAEAAAKIRKENPVVVAEKIQRI